The Desulfomicrobium orale DSM 12838 genome includes a window with the following:
- a CDS encoding DUF4126 domain-containing protein has translation MDQLTHVAAIIALTMGAAWASGINLYAAIFMLGIMGMTEGAQLPPGLEILSHPAVLVAAGFMYVVEFVADKVPGVDTGWDTLHTFIRIPAGAVLAAGAVGTVDPALTLAAALVGGSVAAASHAAKSGTRILINTSPEPVSNWAASTAEDIGVVGGLWLAVYHPFVFLTLFVAFIAFVIWLLPRIWAGVKRIFRFLAGLFRTGNVPGGQGQ, from the coding sequence ATGGATCAGCTCACGCACGTCGCCGCCATCATCGCCCTGACCATGGGCGCGGCCTGGGCCAGCGGCATCAATTTGTACGCGGCCATCTTCATGCTGGGCATCATGGGCATGACCGAAGGGGCGCAGTTGCCTCCGGGCCTGGAAATCCTCTCGCATCCGGCCGTGCTGGTGGCGGCGGGATTCATGTATGTCGTGGAGTTCGTTGCCGACAAGGTGCCGGGCGTGGATACCGGCTGGGATACGCTGCATACCTTCATCCGCATCCCGGCCGGAGCTGTGCTGGCCGCCGGGGCCGTGGGCACGGTGGACCCGGCCCTGACCCTGGCCGCGGCACTGGTGGGCGGCAGCGTGGCCGCGGCCTCCCATGCGGCCAAATCCGGAACGCGGATACTCATCAACACCTCGCCCGAACCCGTCAGCAACTGGGCGGCCTCCACAGCCGAAGATATCGGCGTGGTCGGCGGCCTGTGGCTGGCCGTCTACCATCCGTTCGTGTTTCTGACCCTCTTCGTGGCCTTCATCGCTTTCGTGATCTGGCTGCTGCCCAGAATCTGGGCTGGAGTGAAAAGAATCTTCCGCTTTCTGGCCGGACTGTTCCGTACCGGCAACGTACCGGGCGGTCAGGGACAATAA